One region of Streptococcus parasanguinis genomic DNA includes:
- a CDS encoding NUDIX hydrolase, whose protein sequence is MEIKNHFGVYGICLQDGKLLCIEKTRGPYQHRFDLPGGSQEPGEGLTETLKREVLEETGYTLSQYSNPRMYDVLVQEEGKDFSVHHIMAFYDIVLDFESSQQFLPQEVLDGSNDSANAIWLPIEQITQENASPIVLKVKAELRGFPELELTSYWNWKVK, encoded by the coding sequence ATGGAAATCAAAAATCACTTTGGTGTATATGGAATCTGTCTTCAAGACGGGAAATTGCTTTGCATTGAGAAAACGAGAGGACCTTATCAGCATCGTTTTGATTTACCGGGTGGTAGTCAAGAACCAGGTGAGGGGCTGACAGAAACTCTCAAGAGAGAGGTTCTGGAGGAGACAGGCTATACGCTTAGCCAGTATTCAAATCCTAGGATGTATGACGTGCTGGTTCAAGAAGAGGGGAAAGATTTCTCAGTACATCATATCATGGCCTTTTATGATATCGTACTCGATTTCGAGAGCTCTCAACAATTCCTTCCTCAGGAGGTTCTTGATGGAAGCAATGATTCAGCAAATGCAATTTGGCTTCCTATCGAGCAGATTACCCAAGAAAATGCCTCACCCATAGTATTGAAGGTGAAGGCAGAGTTACGAGGATTTCCAGAATTAGAACTGACAAGCTATTGGAAT